A single window of Sporosarcina sp. Marseille-Q4943 DNA harbors:
- a CDS encoding nitrite reductase translates to MKDNKIKIAVNGGINYGAKLTAKQLMVLAKHLGDEEELELTTFQQLYVEILEEKKEEIIAEFKEAGLHCYPVGNYVKSLRTCNFCKGSEEEGMPVAIELNNRIAGTPVPVTLRPAYTGCPVGCGEPLMNDIGVMKTRDTYSLYIGGKSKGNDASVGYLFKDKLSPEELYSVVEQLIDLYGREGKKREQFHKFVKRVGNEALLEQIK, encoded by the coding sequence ATGAAGGATAATAAAATAAAAATCGCTGTAAATGGCGGTATCAATTATGGGGCTAAGCTTACTGCAAAACAGCTAATGGTATTGGCCAAACATTTAGGAGACGAAGAGGAACTGGAGTTAACTACCTTTCAACAATTATACGTTGAAATACTTGAAGAGAAAAAAGAAGAAATCATTGCAGAGTTTAAAGAAGCTGGACTTCATTGTTATCCAGTCGGGAATTATGTTAAAAGTTTACGAACATGTAACTTTTGCAAAGGCTCTGAAGAAGAAGGAATGCCTGTTGCGATTGAACTGAACAATAGAATAGCAGGAACTCCTGTTCCTGTCACGTTAAGACCTGCTTATACGGGTTGCCCAGTTGGTTGTGGAGAGCCGCTCATGAATGATATTGGTGTCATGAAGACAAGGGATACTTATAGTCTGTATATCGGTGGAAAATCAAAAGGAAACGATGCTTCAGTCGGTTATTTATTCAAGGATAAGCTTTCTCCGGAAGAATTGTATTCAGTTGTTGAACAATTAATTGACTTATATGGCAGAGAGGGAAAAAAACGAGAACAATTTCACAAGTTTGTAAAACGGGTTGGAAACGAAGCTTTACTTGAGCAAATCAAGTGA
- a CDS encoding plastocyanin/azurin family copper-binding protein, with translation MGDYQLFVLGSLGLLTFIVVILAARLKKVLGTMQGMIISMFYGMNVGLTAGVLLGVTYQGDLFLSTIISIAIGVLAGSLCGLCFGILSVLEGFMAGLMGGMMGAMVGEMIRADQSISLIQIFLFLSVCTIFIIAIVKTPRNAKVHTKKWLLKPLVISTFIAVYLIGGNSIAEKNRMLGESSSYNSHHSATSNSTEKINKERQIIAIDAINMKYSNNKINVEKDREVTLTLKNLDNIEHDIEIKVPSLPNNNESHHNHETGSNVIHLHASPKSTETLTFTPTESGVYEFYCTIPGHKEFGMIGQFIVS, from the coding sequence ATGGGGGATTATCAGTTATTTGTACTAGGTTCACTAGGTTTATTGACTTTCATCGTTGTTATCTTGGCTGCAAGATTGAAAAAAGTATTAGGTACTATGCAAGGTATGATCATTTCAATGTTCTACGGCATGAACGTGGGCTTGACTGCGGGTGTTTTACTAGGTGTAACTTATCAAGGGGACCTCTTCCTTTCAACTATCATCTCAATTGCGATTGGGGTTTTAGCTGGCTCGTTATGTGGACTGTGTTTTGGAATTCTTTCTGTATTAGAGGGATTTATGGCCGGATTAATGGGCGGTATGATGGGGGCAATGGTTGGAGAGATGATTCGTGCAGACCAGTCGATAAGCTTGATCCAGATTTTCTTGTTTTTATCAGTCTGCACTATTTTTATTATAGCTATTGTGAAAACTCCTCGAAATGCAAAGGTACACACTAAAAAGTGGTTATTAAAACCTTTGGTGATCTCAACATTTATTGCTGTTTACTTAATTGGTGGCAATTCCATAGCGGAGAAAAATAGAATGCTAGGGGAATCGTCATCATATAATAGTCATCATTCAGCAACATCTAATTCAACTGAAAAAATTAATAAAGAAAGACAAATTATTGCTATAGATGCTATTAATATGAAGTACTCAAATAATAAAATTAATGTTGAGAAAGACAGGGAGGTCACCTTGACACTCAAAAACCTAGATAATATAGAGCATGATATTGAAATTAAAGTTCCGTCCCTTCCAAATAATAATGAATCACATCATAATCATGAAACAGGAAGCAATGTAATACATCTCCATGCCTCACCAAAAAGTACTGAAACTCTTACATTTACACCTACTGAATCAGGAGTTTATGAATTTTATTGTACTATTCCAGGGCATAAAGAATTTGGTATGATTGGTCAATTCATTGTAAGCTAG
- a CDS encoding endonuclease I family protein: MENNDLIQKELKELECMEECDSDILVAQLTKNQQLITSSHELYYKEEQDQSWIEHYYCQISFSETTPNRLFQDLCKLVTETHKYQHPYHISKDQYLYTWVDLQPDGQLKNIYSGVQKNPKVVIEEDFNTVQKRFQKYRKLVFQQRYSSKEIGRHVRRVSNEHKFNAEHVVPQSWFKAREPMKGDLHHLFACEPECNSTRSNFPYYEFDSSAASVRKRSYCGLFDINQFEPEYGKGQVARATLYFLLRYPTEILQHYKKTISLPLLVRWHEQFPVNIYEKHRNKAIFEIQGNRNPFIDFPNLTNEIDFQ, encoded by the coding sequence ATGGAGAATAACGACTTGATTCAAAAAGAGCTGAAAGAATTAGAGTGTATGGAGGAATGCGATTCCGATATCCTTGTGGCCCAATTAACAAAAAATCAACAACTAATTACATCAAGCCATGAGCTATATTATAAGGAAGAACAGGATCAATCATGGATCGAGCATTATTACTGCCAAATTTCTTTTAGTGAAACTACACCTAACCGTTTATTCCAGGACCTATGTAAGCTTGTAACCGAAACTCACAAATATCAGCACCCTTATCACATTAGTAAAGATCAATATCTTTACACTTGGGTTGACCTTCAACCAGACGGTCAACTAAAAAACATCTATTCCGGTGTGCAAAAAAATCCTAAAGTAGTCATTGAAGAAGATTTCAATACGGTTCAAAAACGGTTTCAAAAGTACCGAAAACTTGTCTTTCAGCAAAGGTACTCTAGCAAAGAAATCGGCAGGCATGTCAGAAGAGTTTCGAATGAACATAAATTCAATGCTGAACACGTTGTTCCCCAATCTTGGTTTAAGGCGAGGGAACCTATGAAAGGAGATTTACACCATCTCTTTGCATGTGAGCCGGAGTGTAATAGTACACGGTCTAACTTTCCCTATTATGAATTCGATTCATCAGCAGCGTCGGTTAGAAAACGTAGTTACTGCGGCTTATTTGATATCAACCAATTTGAACCAGAGTACGGTAAAGGACAAGTTGCCCGTGCAACCCTTTATTTCTTATTGCGATACCCAACAGAAATCTTACAGCACTATAAAAAAACCATTAGTCTCCCTTTATTGGTCCGGTGGCATGAACAATTCCCGGTAAACATCTACGAAAAGCATAGAAATAAAGCTATTTTTGAGATTCAGGGAAACCGAAATCCGTTTATCGATTTTCCCAATCTGACAAATGAAATAGATTTCCAATAA
- a CDS encoding copper-translocating P-type ATPase produces the protein MGIINTYLKTAERGGNGVSNHSHHHHKSEKHTASEHNHDQHAHHSNEEHHGHHDQHSHEKHNHGHHDHHAHMVKDFKRRFYISLIVTIPILILSPMIQMFLNVDWRFTGDMYILFALSTFVFFYGGWPFLVGAKDEIKSRNPGMMTLITLAITVAYVYSTAAVFGFADNDFFWELATLVDIMLLGHWIEMRSVMGASKALEELAKLMPSEAHLIDADGNIKEVDVTELKKGDHVLVKPGEKVPVDGMILEGKSTIDESMLTGESVPVEKEAGLEAIGGSINGEGSLVISVMKTGSETYLSQVITLVREAQASKSRAQDLANRAAKWLFYGALAAGLITFIIWISLGYPVSFAMERMVTVLIIACPHALGLAAPLVVAVSTSIAAKNGLLIRNRAAFEGARNIEAVVFDKTGTLTKGEFGVTNIYTSGDFKEEDVISYAAAVEAQSQHPLAKGVTRKAEEMGISLQRVENFQSLTGKGLEGTVNGRHVLVVSPGYVKEQNLQFDVVQFDEWSAEGKTVVFTLIDGVFAGMIALADIVRETAIDAINQLKEMDIKSIMLTGDNVKVAHYIGEQLKMEEIFAEVLPHEKSEKIEHIQQVERLRTAMTGDGVNDAPALAKADLGIAVGAGTDVAIETADVVLVKSNPLDVVNIIRLSRATYRKMTQNLWWAAGYNIAAIPLAAGVLYPIGIVLSPAVGAILMSLSTIIVAINARLLKL, from the coding sequence ATGGGTATAATTAACACATACCTAAAAACCGCTGAGAGAGGAGGTAATGGTGTGTCGAACCATTCACATCATCACCACAAATCGGAAAAACATACTGCATCAGAGCACAATCATGATCAGCATGCCCATCACTCCAACGAAGAACATCACGGGCATCATGATCAACATTCCCATGAAAAACATAATCACGGACATCATGATCACCATGCACATATGGTCAAAGATTTCAAAAGGCGTTTTTATATTTCGCTAATTGTAACTATCCCAATCTTAATTTTGTCACCAATGATTCAAATGTTTTTGAACGTTGACTGGCGTTTTACCGGGGATATGTATATTCTTTTCGCATTATCAACCTTTGTATTCTTTTATGGGGGTTGGCCATTTCTTGTTGGAGCTAAGGATGAAATAAAAAGTAGAAATCCCGGAATGATGACGTTAATTACTTTGGCGATTACTGTGGCCTATGTGTATAGCACAGCAGCAGTTTTCGGCTTTGCAGACAATGATTTCTTCTGGGAATTGGCTACTTTAGTGGACATTATGCTTCTTGGTCATTGGATTGAAATGCGTTCAGTCATGGGTGCTTCAAAGGCTTTGGAAGAGCTGGCAAAGCTGATGCCTTCGGAGGCACATCTAATCGATGCTGACGGAAATATTAAAGAAGTTGACGTAACGGAGTTAAAAAAAGGGGATCATGTACTCGTCAAGCCTGGTGAAAAAGTGCCGGTTGATGGAATGATACTTGAAGGAAAATCAACAATTGATGAATCGATGCTTACTGGTGAATCAGTGCCTGTGGAAAAAGAAGCCGGTCTAGAGGCAATAGGAGGATCTATAAATGGTGAAGGATCCTTAGTCATCTCTGTCATGAAAACCGGTAGTGAAACGTACCTTTCACAAGTAATTACCTTAGTAAGAGAAGCACAAGCATCCAAATCACGTGCACAAGACCTTGCCAACCGTGCTGCAAAGTGGTTGTTTTACGGTGCACTGGCAGCAGGCCTAATCACGTTCATTATTTGGATTTCCCTTGGTTATCCCGTTTCATTCGCCATGGAGAGAATGGTGACAGTGCTAATCATTGCTTGTCCACATGCTTTAGGATTGGCAGCTCCATTGGTTGTGGCAGTTTCAACATCGATCGCAGCTAAAAATGGACTTCTCATCCGAAATCGGGCTGCTTTTGAAGGCGCCCGAAATATTGAAGCAGTCGTCTTCGATAAAACCGGTACACTAACGAAAGGTGAGTTCGGTGTAACAAACATTTACACGTCTGGAGACTTCAAAGAAGAAGATGTCATTTCTTATGCAGCAGCGGTCGAAGCGCAATCGCAACATCCTCTTGCAAAAGGTGTAACTAGAAAAGCAGAAGAAATGGGCATCTCTCTTCAACGAGTGGAGAATTTTCAGTCATTGACTGGTAAAGGTTTAGAAGGAACTGTTAATGGAAGGCATGTTTTAGTCGTCAGTCCAGGATATGTGAAAGAGCAAAACCTTCAATTTGATGTAGTGCAATTTGATGAATGGTCTGCAGAAGGGAAAACCGTTGTGTTCACGCTAATCGATGGAGTTTTTGCAGGAATGATCGCTCTTGCGGATATCGTACGTGAAACAGCAATAGACGCCATTAATCAGTTAAAAGAAATGGATATCAAATCTATCATGCTGACCGGCGATAATGTGAAGGTGGCGCATTATATAGGTGAACAACTCAAAATGGAAGAAATTTTTGCTGAAGTCCTTCCACACGAGAAGTCCGAAAAGATTGAGCATATCCAACAAGTTGAACGACTCCGAACAGCAATGACTGGAGATGGGGTCAACGATGCACCTGCTCTCGCAAAAGCAGATTTAGGTATTGCTGTAGGGGCAGGTACTGATGTAGCCATCGAAACCGCCGATGTCGTTCTTGTTAAAAGCAATCCGCTTGATGTAGTAAATATTATCAGGCTTTCAAGGGCTACCTATCGAAAGATGACACAAAACTTGTGGTGGGCTGCAGGATATAATATCGCTGCAATCCCATTAGCCGCCGGTGTTTTATATCCTATTGGCATTGTTCTAAGCCCAGCCGTGGGAGCCATATTAATGTCTTTAAGTACGATCATTGTAGCAATCAATGCAAGACTTCTGAAACTTTAA
- the spoIIP gene encoding stage II sporulation protein P: MRKETKIYSVFILALFLSPIIVANYSSTPLQITKAEPIKKSLIVYAENLSESDVPHLQQKPSKTLVFFTHSHEAFQPIVQNKENLTAVYHPASNIMAFEDTIKNHFDLNGIQSEFLAIDTMEEMEKQNSAFREAYHVVRPFVEKQIKENEYDLIIDLHRDSAKRKTTTLTYNNQTYGKIYFVVGENNPNFHKNKEYAEQLSAQLDKLVPGISRGIFGKRGEHVDGVYNQDLAQNMVLIELGGIDNTEEEINRSISVLAKAISTVLQE; the protein is encoded by the coding sequence ATGAGAAAAGAAACTAAAATATATTCAGTTTTCATATTAGCACTATTTTTATCTCCAATAATTGTCGCAAATTATTCTTCAACACCATTACAAATAACTAAAGCAGAGCCGATAAAAAAAAGTCTAATAGTGTATGCGGAAAATCTGTCAGAATCCGACGTTCCTCATTTACAACAAAAACCCTCAAAAACCCTAGTGTTTTTCACACATTCACATGAAGCCTTCCAACCTATAGTGCAAAACAAAGAAAATCTTACAGCCGTCTATCATCCCGCTTCAAATATTATGGCGTTCGAAGATACAATAAAAAATCATTTTGATCTAAACGGCATTCAATCGGAATTTCTTGCTATTGATACAATGGAAGAAATGGAAAAGCAGAATAGTGCTTTCCGCGAGGCTTATCATGTGGTGCGTCCCTTTGTTGAAAAACAAATCAAGGAAAATGAGTATGATTTAATCATTGACCTTCATAGGGATTCCGCTAAAAGGAAGACAACGACACTTACATATAATAATCAGACCTATGGAAAAATATATTTCGTTGTAGGAGAAAATAATCCGAATTTCCATAAAAACAAAGAATACGCCGAGCAGTTGTCTGCTCAATTAGATAAATTGGTGCCGGGTATTTCGCGTGGGATTTTTGGTAAAAGAGGAGAGCATGTAGACGGTGTCTATAATCAGGATTTGGCTCAAAACATGGTTCTTATTGAGCTTGGAGGTATAGATAATACAGAAGAAGAAATAAATCGATCAATTTCTGTTTTAGCAAAGGCGATTTCTACCGTTCTACAAGAGTAA
- the ccsB gene encoding c-type cytochrome biogenesis protein CcsB has translation MQLATLSGNLLYFSFVAYLVATLFFGGAVRGAKTQESYQNNRWGKIAIGITILGFITHLGYFITRWIASAHAPVSNMFEFITAFAMMVVGAFILLFFLYKTPSLGLFALPLAVVMIGYASMFPRELTPLIPALQTHWLTIHVITAAMGEAILAISAVAGLIFLLKHIDLSKKSKQRFWLEAVMFTIVLVIGFILSASTFAIMGYEAKFTYINKNEQPAQIVYNYPPLFGMNEYESLTPDKMTPLAEMPPIVNAKTLTTFVWSIATGTVLYLLLRLILRRPIAALFQPFAKKANSEVMDEIGYRSVLIGFPVFTLGALVFAMIWAHEAWSRFWGWDPKEVWALITWLFYAAYLHLRLSRGWEGEKSAWLAVIGFIIIMFNLIAVNLIIAGLHSYA, from the coding sequence ATGCAATTAGCGACATTGAGTGGAAATTTATTGTACTTCTCATTTGTTGCATATCTTGTCGCAACGCTGTTCTTCGGCGGTGCGGTAAGAGGTGCAAAAACACAAGAGTCATACCAAAATAATCGATGGGGAAAGATTGCCATCGGTATTACGATACTTGGTTTCATTACTCATTTGGGCTATTTTATTACGCGATGGATTGCTTCTGCCCATGCGCCAGTTAGCAATATGTTTGAATTTATAACTGCATTTGCAATGATGGTTGTTGGAGCGTTCATCTTACTGTTTTTCCTTTATAAGACACCATCCCTCGGGTTGTTTGCATTACCATTAGCTGTTGTGATGATCGGGTATGCAAGTATGTTCCCTAGGGAGCTAACCCCCTTAATACCAGCGTTGCAAACCCACTGGCTGACGATTCATGTAATTACAGCGGCGATGGGTGAGGCAATTCTTGCAATCAGTGCAGTGGCAGGTCTAATATTTTTATTGAAACATATCGATCTCTCGAAAAAATCCAAACAACGTTTTTGGTTGGAAGCAGTGATGTTCACTATCGTCCTCGTTATCGGATTCATCTTATCTGCTTCGACATTTGCGATAATGGGATATGAAGCGAAGTTCACCTATATTAATAAAAATGAGCAACCAGCCCAAATTGTATATAATTATCCGCCATTATTTGGGATGAATGAATATGAGTCACTTACTCCCGACAAGATGACGCCGCTGGCTGAAATGCCTCCAATCGTTAACGCGAAGACGCTTACGACATTCGTTTGGTCAATTGCAACAGGTACAGTCCTTTATTTATTACTAAGACTTATTTTACGCCGTCCGATTGCAGCATTGTTCCAGCCTTTCGCGAAAAAAGCGAATTCCGAAGTTATGGACGAAATAGGTTACAGGTCCGTCCTGATAGGATTCCCGGTATTTACCCTTGGGGCTCTCGTTTTCGCAATGATTTGGGCACATGAAGCTTGGTCCAGATTTTGGGGGTGGGACCCGAAAGAAGTATGGGCGCTCATTACGTGGTTATTCTATGCAGCCTACTTACATCTTCGGCTCTCCCGCGGATGGGAAGGTGAGAAATCAGCCTGGCTTGCAGTCATTGGTTTTATCATTATCATGTTTAACTTAATTGCAGTTAACTTGATTATTGCAGGACTGCATTCATACGCATGA
- a CDS encoding peroxiredoxin has translation MNVIKWTVGILIAVLIISGFIVKMVKSNTEITEPIDTVQAAYVTSVIDDESGLEKGKASPNFELPTLSGEKVKLTDYKGKIVILNFWASWCGPCKVEMPHMQNYYKNKKDAANVEIIAVNMTSEERGGKKSIEKFVKEYGLTFPILLDNDGNVLDLYNIITIPTTYVIGTDGVISQKILGPMDEKMINELVENLN, from the coding sequence ATGAATGTGATTAAATGGACCGTAGGTATTCTTATAGCAGTACTAATTATCAGTGGATTTATTGTTAAAATGGTCAAGTCAAATACAGAAATAACTGAGCCGATCGATACAGTTCAAGCCGCGTATGTAACATCGGTAATAGATGATGAATCAGGACTTGAAAAAGGAAAAGCATCACCGAATTTTGAACTTCCTACGCTTTCGGGTGAAAAAGTGAAGCTAACTGATTATAAAGGGAAAATAGTTATTCTTAATTTCTGGGCGTCATGGTGTGGTCCATGCAAGGTAGAAATGCCCCATATGCAAAATTATTATAAGAATAAGAAGGATGCTGCAAATGTGGAAATCATTGCAGTTAATATGACCTCCGAAGAGAGAGGAGGGAAGAAAAGTATTGAGAAGTTTGTCAAGGAGTACGGACTAACTTTTCCTATCCTACTGGATAATGATGGGAATGTATTGGATTTGTATAATATCATAACCATTCCGACCACGTACGTAATTGGCACGGATGGAGTTATTAGTCAAAAGATACTTGGACCTATGGATGAAAAGATGATAAATGAACTTGTTGAGAATCTGAATTAA
- a CDS encoding C40 family peptidase: protein MKIRVYQLVMAVFLMSTIQFTTLNKVSANTNDIASYAEKFHGTPYKFGGTTPKGFDCSGYIRYVFNEFNIKLPRTSADQFKVGTSISKEDLMPGDLVFFKNTYKKGISHTGIYLGDNEFISAKSRGVLKANLKTDPYWAPKYAGAKRVANITKVAFDPVQVKSDEKMSEVFSDLSIEHPAYEAIIALNENGVIKGYEDSTFKPEKSITRGQAAAMINRELKLKGSTEVTFSDVAPEHQYAADIAALNKAGILQGYATGEFGINDKLTRAHLAAIVDRAFDLQEKIDGNVQVASNYNDVPSSHWASEAIHALKTFDQTTVFQSKTFNIAKEATRAEFSAAVYSAISGR from the coding sequence ATGAAAATACGTGTTTATCAATTAGTCATGGCTGTGTTTCTTATGAGCACAATACAATTTACGACACTAAATAAAGTCAGCGCAAATACTAATGACATAGCATCCTATGCCGAAAAGTTTCATGGCACGCCGTATAAATTTGGAGGTACAACTCCCAAGGGCTTTGACTGTTCGGGATATATACGGTACGTCTTTAACGAATTTAACATCAAATTACCAAGAACATCGGCAGACCAGTTTAAAGTAGGAACTTCCATCAGTAAGGAAGATCTGATGCCTGGGGATCTTGTGTTTTTTAAAAATACGTACAAAAAAGGGATTTCACACACTGGAATCTATTTAGGGGATAACGAATTTATCTCAGCCAAGAGCCGTGGTGTTCTTAAGGCAAATTTAAAAACAGATCCTTATTGGGCTCCGAAGTATGCCGGTGCCAAACGTGTGGCAAATATTACTAAAGTAGCTTTTGACCCAGTTCAAGTAAAATCAGATGAAAAGATGAGTGAAGTATTTAGTGATCTATCTATAGAACATCCTGCTTATGAGGCAATTATAGCACTAAACGAAAATGGCGTAATAAAAGGTTACGAGGATTCTACATTTAAACCTGAAAAGTCAATCACACGTGGTCAAGCGGCTGCAATGATAAACCGCGAGCTTAAATTAAAGGGTTCGACCGAAGTGACATTTTCGGATGTTGCGCCTGAGCACCAGTATGCAGCCGACATCGCGGCTTTAAATAAAGCAGGAATCCTTCAAGGTTATGCAACGGGTGAATTTGGTATTAACGACAAACTTACACGTGCACATCTTGCCGCAATCGTAGATAGAGCGTTTGATCTTCAAGAAAAAATAGATGGTAATGTTCAAGTCGCGTCCAATTATAATGATGTACCATCAAGTCACTGGGCATCCGAGGCAATTCATGCACTGAAGACATTTGATCAAACAACAGTGTTTCAATCTAAAACCTTTAACATCGCAAAAGAAGCGACTCGCGCAGAATTCTCAGCCGCAGTATACAGCGCAATTTCCGGAAGATAA